A stretch of the Aminipila terrae genome encodes the following:
- a CDS encoding 3-isopropylmalate dehydratase large subunit, producing MRWRVQLITENLEVTNNMGMTIAEKIIAAAAGVEAVKPGDIHTVTLDRMMSNDGTTHLTIDMYNQQIKNPTIADPEKLVFIIDHNVPADNPKTAASHKKMRDFAKEHHIDFWEGKGVCHQIMMEHYVCPGELIFGADSHTCTYGALGAFGTGVGCTDFLYGMVTGTSWVLVPETVKFNLTGTLKKGVYPRDLMLHIIGKIGANGVNYQVMEFTGEGAQAMSINDRMVLCNLAVEAGAKSAIFEADETAQAWLKEHGREPKHLFKSDVDAHYVKEYTFDLNEIEAVVAKPDFVDDVIPAKEACGVKIDEAFLGSCNNGRIDEMRVAANLLKGRHVADSVRFLIVPASNQVYMQALDEGLIEIFMEAGAIVMNANCSVCWGSCQGVIGEKEVLISTGTRNFKGRAGHPTSKVYLGSAATVTASAIKGVIATEDQL from the coding sequence ATGAGATGGAGAGTACAGCTCATCACGGAGAATCTGGAGGTGACCAATAATATGGGTATGACAATTGCAGAAAAAATAATTGCTGCAGCTGCAGGTGTAGAAGCGGTAAAGCCCGGAGATATACATACTGTCACTCTTGACCGTATGATGAGTAATGACGGAACAACACATTTAACCATAGATATGTATAATCAGCAGATTAAGAATCCAACGATTGCAGATCCTGAAAAGCTTGTGTTCATCATCGATCACAACGTTCCTGCTGACAATCCCAAAACTGCTGCATCCCATAAAAAGATGCGGGACTTTGCCAAAGAACACCATATTGATTTCTGGGAAGGAAAAGGTGTTTGCCACCAGATTATGATGGAGCACTATGTGTGCCCGGGAGAATTAATTTTTGGTGCGGACAGCCATACCTGTACCTACGGAGCACTTGGGGCTTTTGGTACCGGAGTGGGCTGCACAGATTTTCTTTATGGAATGGTTACTGGAACTTCCTGGGTTCTTGTTCCTGAAACAGTAAAGTTTAATCTGACAGGAACATTAAAAAAAGGTGTTTATCCAAGAGACCTGATGCTGCATATCATTGGTAAAATCGGCGCAAACGGTGTGAACTATCAAGTGATGGAATTCACAGGAGAAGGTGCCCAGGCCATGAGCATAAATGACCGCATGGTTTTATGCAATCTGGCGGTGGAGGCCGGAGCAAAATCAGCTATTTTTGAAGCAGATGAGACCGCTCAAGCCTGGCTGAAAGAGCATGGCCGTGAACCAAAACACCTCTTTAAAAGTGATGTGGATGCACATTATGTTAAAGAATACACTTTTGATTTAAATGAAATAGAAGCAGTTGTTGCAAAACCGGACTTTGTGGACGATGTTATACCTGCTAAAGAAGCCTGCGGTGTCAAGATTGATGAAGCTTTTCTTGGCTCCTGCAACAATGGACGTATTGACGAAATGCGTGTGGCGGCAAATCTCTTAAAGGGCCGTCACGTAGCAGATAGTGTCCGTTTCCTTATTGTCCCTGCCAGTAACCAGGTATATATGCAGGCACTTGACGAAGGACTCATTGAAATCTTTATGGAAGCGGGTGCCATTGTTATGAACGCCAACTGCAGTGTGTGCTGGGGCAGCTGCCAGGGAGTTATTGGTGAAAAGGAAGTGCTGATCAGTACAGGAACCCGAAACTTCAAAGGAAGAGCAGGCCATCCAACTTCCAAGGTATATCTGGGTTCGGCCGCTACAGTTACAGCCTCTGCCATTAAAGGAGTCATTGCAACAGAAGACCAGTTATAG
- a CDS encoding LeuD/DmdB family oxidoreductase small subunit, protein METFKSKVWVLGDDIDTDIIIPTDYLALKTIDDMKQYAFSPLRPELAGQIKEGDVIVAGKNFGCGSSREQAPEIIKALNIKCVIAKSFARIFFRNAINNGLLLIENPDLHDVVKEGQEIEVHVNHYIKCNGKEYPIASLPQNLVDIINAGGLVQAMRKRNGLEPIK, encoded by the coding sequence ATGGAAACTTTTAAAAGTAAAGTGTGGGTTCTGGGGGATGATATTGACACGGATATTATCATTCCTACTGATTACCTTGCACTAAAAACAATTGATGATATGAAACAATATGCATTCTCTCCTTTACGCCCAGAGCTTGCCGGGCAGATTAAAGAAGGAGATGTAATAGTGGCGGGAAAAAACTTCGGGTGCGGCTCCTCCAGAGAACAGGCTCCTGAGATCATTAAGGCTTTAAATATTAAGTGTGTAATAGCAAAATCTTTTGCTCGTATTTTTTTCAGAAATGCTATTAACAATGGCCTTTTATTGATAGAAAACCCGGATCTTCACGACGTAGTGAAGGAAGGCCAGGAAATAGAAGTACATGTGAACCATTATATAAAATGTAATGGCAAAGAATACCCTATCGCCTCACTTCCGCAGAATCTGGTAGATATTATTAATGCTGGGGGGCTTGTACAGGCCATGCGTAAACGAAACGGCCTGGAGCCGATAAAATAA
- a CDS encoding LeuD/DmdB family oxidoreductase small subunit has product MGNIFKFHNDLDTDQIIASQYLLLPTIEEMKVHAFESLDAEFASKACPGDFVVGGENFGCGSSREQAPSVLKALGIKAVVAKSFARIFYRNAINIGLPVIVCKDLYDQVESGDTMELSLSEGIVKTGGSEYSCTKLPPYMQSILDKGGLIASLNEMESTAHHGESGGDQ; this is encoded by the coding sequence ATGGGCAATATATTTAAATTTCACAATGACCTGGACACAGATCAGATCATTGCTTCACAATATTTACTGCTGCCAACTATAGAAGAAATGAAGGTTCATGCCTTTGAATCTCTGGATGCGGAATTTGCCAGCAAGGCCTGTCCCGGAGACTTTGTGGTTGGTGGTGAAAACTTTGGATGCGGTTCTTCCAGAGAACAGGCTCCAAGCGTTTTAAAAGCTCTTGGTATAAAAGCTGTTGTAGCCAAGTCCTTTGCCCGCATATTTTATAGAAACGCCATTAATATTGGTCTTCCGGTTATTGTGTGCAAGGATTTATATGATCAGGTTGAAAGTGGGGATACCATGGAATTATCCTTGTCAGAGGGTATCGTAAAGACTGGTGGCAGTGAGTATTCCTGCACCAAACTTCCCCCTTATATGCAGTCTATCCTGGACAAAGGCGGATTAATTGCTTCTTTAAATGAGATGGAGAGTACAGCTCATCACGGAGAATCTGGAGGTGACCAATAA
- a CDS encoding isocitrate/isopropylmalate family dehydrogenase translates to MNYKIALIPGDGIGPEVVRETVKVLDKIGEKYNHTFEYTKVLAGGCAIDETGACLPQETIDICKASDAVLLGAVGGWQWDTLPGDQRPERALLGLRKELGLFANLRPAILFDELAEACPLKPEIVAGGWISLW, encoded by the coding sequence ATGAACTATAAAATTGCATTAATACCTGGGGATGGTATCGGACCAGAAGTGGTTAGAGAAACAGTTAAGGTTTTAGATAAAATTGGAGAAAAATACAATCATACATTTGAATATACTAAGGTTTTAGCCGGAGGATGCGCCATTGATGAGACGGGAGCATGTCTGCCTCAGGAAACCATTGATATCTGTAAAGCCAGTGACGCTGTTCTTCTGGGTGCCGTTGGGGGATGGCAATGGGATACCCTTCCGGGGGATCAGAGGCCGGAAAGAGCATTGCTTGGTCTAAGAAAGGAGCTTGGATTGTTTGCCAATCTGAGACCTGCCATTTTGTTTGACGAACTGGCTGAGGCCTGCCCTCTTAAACCTGAAATCGTTGCAGGGGGCTGGATATCGTTGTGGTAA
- the leuB gene encoding 3-isopropylmalate dehydrogenase produces the protein MVRELTGGIYFGEKGFKDTDLGPAAYDIEQYAEEEVRRIAIVAFDMAMKRNKKVTSVDKANVLESSRLWRRIVADVAKDYPEVTLDNLYIDNATMQMVRNPKQFDVIVTSNIFGDILSDEASMITGSIGMLPSASLAKGNFGMYEPVHGSAPDIANQNKANPMATILSAAMMLRYTFGLSDEADDIEAAVKTVLANGYRTPDIYTEGMKAVGTKEAGDLVSAAIK, from the coding sequence GTGGTAAGAGAGCTTACGGGAGGAATCTACTTTGGAGAAAAAGGTTTTAAAGATACAGATTTAGGCCCTGCTGCTTATGATATTGAGCAATATGCCGAAGAAGAAGTAAGAAGAATCGCCATTGTGGCTTTTGATATGGCTATGAAGAGAAACAAGAAAGTAACCAGTGTTGACAAGGCCAATGTTCTGGAAAGTTCAAGACTCTGGAGACGAATCGTAGCGGATGTGGCAAAAGATTATCCGGAAGTGACATTAGACAATCTTTATATTGATAATGCCACTATGCAGATGGTGAGAAATCCTAAACAGTTTGATGTCATTGTTACAAGCAATATCTTTGGGGATATTCTTTCAGATGAAGCCAGTATGATAACGGGATCCATTGGAATGCTCCCATCAGCCAGTCTTGCAAAAGGTAACTTCGGTATGTACGAGCCTGTCCATGGCTCTGCTCCTGATATAGCAAACCAGAACAAAGCTAATCCTATGGCAACTATTTTGTCTGCTGCTATGATGCTTCGTTATACTTTTGGCCTGTCTGATGAGGCTGATGATATAGAGGCTGCTGTTAAAACTGTTCTTGCCAATGGCTACAGGACGCCGGACATTTACACAGAAGGAATGAAGGCCGTAGGTACAAAAGAAGCAGGAGATTTAGTATCTGCTGCCATTAAATAA
- a CDS encoding copper amine oxidase N-terminal domain-containing protein encodes MKKIKFLFLAMILSVSMLPCSAFAASSPINVTVDGVPVKWTDAAPYVDANNRTMVPLRPIGEAMGLEVDWDNSDQSVTFSTAYDEKDAVSQGAVKDTDNDGKQDSFLGGSGVVFTLNEKMAVTVLLYCKLGADLDTAEPSDSEAGIINMDTAAVMTNNRTYAPVKYLAEFYGYTVKWDQKTNTVVLTSE; translated from the coding sequence ATGAAAAAAATTAAATTTCTTTTTTTAGCAATGATACTCAGTGTATCAATGCTTCCCTGCAGTGCATTTGCCGCCAGCAGCCCAATAAACGTAACTGTAGATGGTGTGCCAGTTAAATGGACAGATGCTGCTCCTTATGTGGATGCTAACAACCGTACAATGGTACCTTTAAGACCAATAGGTGAAGCCATGGGACTTGAAGTTGACTGGGACAACAGCGACCAATCAGTAACATTTTCCACCGCATATGACGAAAAAGATGCCGTGTCCCAGGGAGCCGTTAAAGATACGGATAATGATGGGAAGCAAGATTCTTTTCTGGGAGGTTCAGGTGTAGTTTTCACTCTTAATGAGAAGATGGCTGTTACAGTACTTCTTTATTGTAAGCTGGGTGCTGATCTGGATACGGCTGAGCCCTCCGATTCAGAGGCAGGCATTATAAATATGGATACTGCTGCAGTAATGACAAACAATAGAACTTACGCTCCGGTAAAATATCTGGCTGAATTTTATGGTTACACGGTAAAGTGGGATCAGAAAACGAATACAGTAGTTCTTACAAGTGAATAA
- a CDS encoding 2-isopropylmalate synthase codes for MKNYEKYSVGYFMPPVNEMKWVRKDHIETAPVWCSVDLRDGNQALIVPMSLDEKLEFFQFLVSLGFKEIEVGFPAASKTEYTFLRKLIENNLIPDDVTIQVLTQAREHIIQKTFESLKGVKKAIVHLYNSTSFAQRQQVFKKSQDEIVQIAASGAKLLNKYRETMPESEISFEYSPESFTGTEMEFALRICNEVIDIWKPTPSNKVIINLPATVSMSMPHVYASQIEYMNDNLHNRENIIISLHPHNDRGTAVADAELGLLAGGDRVEGTLFGNGERTGNVDIITVAMNMFAHGVDPGLDFSDMPSIVERYEKFTDLAVHPRQPYGGQLVFAAFSGSHQDAIAKGMAFHEENNMEKWTVPYLPIDPHDVGRKYDADVIRINSQSGKGGIAYILEQNYGYAIPQKMREEVGYLVKGISDNAHKELAAEEIYEIFKNEYINVFSPVDITDATFKKVSTYKSDDGMLVDISVTIDGNEFQVSAAGNGRLDAVSNALKQTPYAFDYTFVTYSEHALEADSNSRACAYVALTDKSGKLYWGIGIHDDIILASINALVSALNRQKKIRPLAD; via the coding sequence ATGAAAAACTATGAAAAGTACAGCGTCGGCTACTTTATGCCGCCAGTCAATGAAATGAAATGGGTCAGAAAAGATCACATCGAAACCGCACCAGTCTGGTGCAGTGTTGATCTGCGTGATGGTAATCAGGCATTAATTGTCCCAATGAGCCTAGATGAAAAGCTCGAATTTTTCCAGTTCCTCGTAAGCCTCGGATTCAAAGAAATAGAAGTTGGTTTTCCTGCCGCTTCCAAAACAGAATATACTTTCTTAAGAAAATTAATTGAAAACAACCTGATTCCTGATGATGTGACTATTCAGGTACTTACTCAGGCCAGAGAGCACATCATCCAAAAGACCTTTGAATCACTGAAGGGTGTAAAAAAAGCTATTGTTCATCTTTATAACTCTACTTCTTTTGCACAAAGACAGCAGGTTTTTAAAAAGTCTCAGGATGAAATCGTACAAATTGCAGCAAGTGGCGCAAAACTTTTAAATAAATACAGGGAAACGATGCCGGAAAGCGAAATATCCTTTGAATATTCACCGGAAAGCTTTACCGGAACTGAAATGGAGTTTGCATTAAGAATCTGTAACGAGGTCATTGATATCTGGAAGCCTACTCCTTCCAACAAGGTAATCATCAATCTGCCTGCTACGGTTTCTATGTCAATGCCCCACGTTTACGCAAGCCAGATTGAATATATGAATGATAACCTTCACAACAGGGAAAACATCATTATTTCACTGCATCCACATAATGACAGAGGCACCGCCGTGGCAGATGCAGAGCTGGGCCTTCTTGCTGGAGGCGACAGAGTGGAAGGTACCCTGTTTGGCAATGGAGAACGTACTGGTAATGTGGATATCATAACTGTTGCTATGAATATGTTTGCTCACGGAGTAGACCCGGGTCTTGATTTTTCTGATATGCCTTCTATCGTTGAAAGGTATGAAAAGTTTACTGATTTAGCCGTTCATCCAAGACAGCCTTACGGCGGACAATTAGTATTCGCAGCATTTTCTGGTTCCCATCAGGATGCTATTGCAAAAGGTATGGCTTTCCACGAAGAAAATAATATGGAAAAATGGACCGTTCCTTACCTGCCGATTGATCCTCATGATGTAGGCCGTAAATATGATGCGGATGTTATCCGTATTAACAGTCAGTCCGGCAAAGGTGGCATTGCTTATATCCTTGAACAGAACTACGGGTATGCTATTCCTCAGAAAATGCGGGAAGAAGTTGGCTATCTTGTGAAAGGGATTTCCGATAATGCTCACAAAGAACTGGCTGCGGAAGAAATTTACGAAATATTTAAAAATGAATATATTAATGTATTTTCCCCTGTAGATATTACAGATGCTACCTTTAAAAAAGTTTCTACCTATAAGAGTGACGACGGAATGTTGGTTGATATCAGTGTAACTATTGATGGCAATGAGTTTCAGGTTTCCGCCGCAGGAAATGGTCGTCTGGATGCAGTGAGCAATGCTCTGAAGCAGACGCCGTATGCCTTCGATTATACTTTTGTAACTTATTCAGAACATGCCCTAGAAGCAGATTCTAACTCCAGAGCCTGCGCATATGTTGCACTTACCGATAAGAGCGGAAAACTTTACTGGGGTATCGGTATCCATGATGATATCATTCTGGCTTCCATTAATGCGTTGGTATCTGCCCTGAACAGGCAGAAGAAAATCCGTCCTCTGGCAGATTAG
- a CDS encoding 3-isopropylmalate dehydratase large subunit: MGQTFIEKLVDRNINKNSSNHTGALSDSHVTAPVKAGDIVTVHVDRVMIHDIFIPFVAEKFEEMGFSKLWDPDKVVLIYDHLVPASQQDDVRHFKTGDAFAEKYGMKNVHRSDGICHQLMTEAGYVKPGNVVFGTDSHTTTYGCVGAFSSGIGYTEMASILGTGTMWIKVPETIKVNIEGELPENVTSKDIILTLIGDLGADGATYRALEFTGSTIENMTVASRMTIANMAIEAGAKCALFTPDEKTAEYCQIELTEQEKSLKGDEDAVYYKTMTYKAEEFVPVMACPSQVDNIKPVEQLAGIKIDQVFIGSCTNGRYEDLEAAARILEGKTISPFVKLIVTPASRKIFIEATRSGIIKTLTAAGAVVTHPGCGLCCGRAGGILSDGEKVVATNNRNFLGRMGTSKVEIYLASPVSAAMAALKGEITLP, from the coding sequence GTGGGACAGACATTTATAGAAAAATTAGTTGACCGTAATATTAATAAAAATAGTAGTAATCATACAGGGGCACTCAGCGATTCACACGTTACAGCTCCAGTAAAAGCCGGAGACATTGTTACAGTCCATGTGGACCGAGTCATGATTCATGATATATTTATACCCTTTGTGGCAGAAAAGTTCGAGGAAATGGGTTTTTCCAAGCTTTGGGATCCAGATAAAGTGGTATTGATTTATGATCACCTTGTACCAGCAAGTCAGCAGGATGATGTGAGGCACTTTAAAACTGGCGATGCGTTTGCGGAGAAATATGGCATGAAAAATGTTCATCGTTCCGATGGAATCTGCCATCAACTAATGACAGAGGCTGGTTATGTTAAACCAGGTAATGTGGTTTTTGGAACAGACAGCCATACAACCACTTACGGCTGTGTGGGCGCTTTTTCTTCAGGGATTGGCTACACAGAAATGGCCAGTATTCTTGGAACGGGTACCATGTGGATTAAAGTTCCTGAAACAATCAAAGTAAATATAGAAGGGGAGCTTCCTGAAAACGTGACTTCTAAAGATATCATCCTGACTCTTATAGGCGATCTAGGGGCCGATGGAGCTACTTACAGAGCTTTGGAGTTCACAGGAAGCACTATTGAAAACATGACGGTTGCCAGCCGTATGACTATAGCAAATATGGCTATTGAAGCCGGAGCAAAATGCGCATTATTTACCCCTGATGAAAAAACTGCTGAATACTGTCAGATTGAACTGACCGAACAAGAGAAGTCTTTAAAGGGTGATGAGGATGCAGTTTATTATAAAACTATGACCTACAAGGCTGAGGAGTTTGTGCCAGTTATGGCATGCCCTTCTCAGGTTGACAATATAAAGCCAGTGGAACAGCTTGCGGGAATTAAAATAGATCAGGTGTTTATTGGGTCTTGTACCAATGGACGATATGAAGACCTGGAGGCTGCAGCCAGAATCCTTGAAGGTAAAACAATCTCCCCATTTGTAAAACTAATCGTTACACCTGCCAGCCGCAAGATTTTTATAGAAGCCACGCGCTCTGGCATCATAAAAACTCTTACTGCTGCTGGCGCGGTAGTAACACACCCTGGCTGCGGCCTTTGCTGTGGCCGTGCAGGAGGTATTTTATCGGATGGTGAAAAAGTGGTTGCCACTAACAATCGTAATTTTCTTGGGAGAATGGGTACATCTAAAGTAGAAATTTATCTGGCCTCCCCTGTATCCGCTGCCATGGCAGCACTTAAAGGAGAAATTACACTTCCTTAA